From the genome of Amycolatopsis granulosa:
CGTCGACGGGCGAGCTGGAGCTGTCCGACCGCGCCTCGCTGCGGCGGGTGGCGGGGCTCTCCACCGAACTGTCGGACATCACCGAGGTCGAGTACCGCAAGCTCCGCCTCGAACGCGTGGTGCTGGTGGGCGTGTGGACCGAGGGCACGGCGGCGCAGTCCGAGGCCTCCCTCGCCGAGCTCGCGCGCCTGGCCGAGACCGCGGGCTCCGAGGTGCTCGAAGGACTCGTGCAGCGCCGCGCCAAGCCCGATCCGGCCACCTACATCGGCTCGGGCAAGGTGCGTGAGCTGTTCGACATCGTGGTCGCCACCGGCGCCGACACGGTCATCTGCGACGGCGAGCTCTCGCCCGGCCAGCTGCGCCAGCTGGAGGAGCGGCTCAAGGTCAAGGTGATCGACCGGACCGCGCTGATCCTGGACATCTTCGCCCAGCACGCACGCTCGCGCGAAGGCAAGGCCCAGGTCGAGCTCGCCCAGCTGCAGTACCTCATCCCGCGCCTGCGCGGCTGGGGTGAATCACTGTCCCGGCAGGCCGGTGGCCGTGCCGGCGGCGCGAACGGCGGTGTCGGCCTGCGTGGTCCCGGTGAGACGAAGCTGGAGACCGACCGCAGGCGCATCGGCAAGCGGGTGGCGAAGCTGCGCCGCGAGATCGCCGCGATGGACACCATCCGTGCCACGAAGCGGGGCCGCCGGGTCGCCAACGAGGTGCCCAGCGTCGCGATCGTCGGCTACACCAACGCGGGCAAGTCCAGCCTGCTCAACGCGATCACCGGCGCCGGTGTCCTGGTGGAGAACGCGCTGTTCGCCACCCTGGACCCGACCACCCGGCGGGCGGCGACCCCGGACGGGCGGACGTTCACGCTGACCGACACGGTCGGTTTCGTCCGGCACCTGCCGCACCAGCTGGTCGACGCGTTCCGCTCGACACTGGACGAGACGGCCGACGCGGACCTGCTGCTGCACGTCGTGGACGGGTCCGACCCGGCACCGGAGGAGCAGGTGAACGCGGTGCGCCAGGTGCTCACCGAGATCACCGCTAGCCACGAGAGCCCGCTGCCGCCGGAGCTGATCGTGATCAACAAGGCGGACGCGGCCGACGAGCTGTCGCTGGTCCGGCTGCGGCACCTGCTGCCGGGCGCGCTCGTGGTGTCGGCGAGGACCGGGGAGGGCGTGCCGGAGCTGGTCGAGGCGCTGGCCGAGCGGTTGCCGCGGCCCGACGTGGTCGTCGAGGCGCTGGTGCCCTACACCCGTGGCGAGCTGGTCGCCCGGGCGCACGCCGAGGGCGAGGTCCTCGCCGAGGAGCACCTGCCCGAAGGCACCCGGTTGAGCGCGCGGGTCCGCCCGGACGTGGCGTCCGCCCTGGAGGCGTACGCGGTGAACGGTTCGCCGGCCTGAGATCGGTACCGTGGCTCGGGTGAGCCTCGGAAGCACTGCGCTGGCGCCGGTCCTGTCCGTCCTGCTGGGGCTGGGCGCGGGACCGGTGAGCGCGGCGCAGGTGCCCGCGCCGCAACCGCTGTGCTCGGTGACGGACAAGCGGCTCGGTGAGCTCTCCGGGCTGGTGAGCGACGGGTCGCGGTGGTACGCGATCAACGACGGCGGAACGAAGGTGCAGATCTTCGTGCTGGGCCGGGACTGCGCGGTCCAGCGGGTGATCACCGGTAGCACCGATCCGTACGACGTGGAGGACCTGGCGCGGGCCGCGGACGGCACGTTCTGGCTCGCCGACACCGGCGACAACCGCAAGCAACGCGACACCGTCGCCCTGCTGGCCGTCACGCCGGAGGGCAGGGTGACGTTGTACCGGCTGACCTATCCCGACGGGCAGCACGACACGGAGGCGCTGCTGCTGGACGCGTCCGGCACGCCGTACCTGGTCACGAAGTCCCCGCTCGGTGAGGCCGGGATCTACCGGCCGGCGAAGCCTCTCGCCGGTCCAGGGCCGACGCCGCTGGAGCGGGTCGGCTCCATCACCGTCAAATCCACGGACACGCCCGGCGGCCCCGTCGCTGGGTTCGGGTCGGTGCTGGTCACCGGCGGTGCGGTGAGCAAGGACGGCACGGTCGTCGCATTGCGGACCTACACCGATGCCTACCTGTTCCCGGCGCCCGACCGGGACGTGGCGGCCGCGCTGCGACGCGAGCCGGTGCGCATCCCGCTGCCGGGCGAACAGCAGGGGGAGGCGATCGCCTTCGAGCCCGACGGCACGCTGCTGTCGGCGTCCGAAGGGACCGGTCAGCCCGTGCGGGCGGTGCGCGGCGCGGCGGCGCTGGTCGCCACGGAGACGACGGCGAACGGCCAGGCGTCCGGCGCGGGCGGGGAGGCGCCCGGCCCCTCCGCCGGGCCGGGCGGGATGGCGCCGGTGCCCGCGCTGTTGCTCGCGATCCTGGTCGCCGGCGGCGCGGTGTTCGCCTGGACGAAGCTGCGGAAGCGGTTCGGCCGCTGATCGTTTCGAACGATCGGGCGATCTTGCGCGTGCACGCGGCCAAGCCGCCGGAAACCCTCGCTCAGAGGCGGCGGATCACCGCGACGACCTTGCCCAGAATCGTCGCCTCGTCGCCGGGGATGGGGTCGTACGCCTCGTTGTGCGGCATCAGCCAGACGTGGCCGTCCTTCTGCTTGAACGTCTTCACCGTGGCCTCGCCGTCGATCATCGCGGCCACGATCTCGCCGTTGTTGGCGGTGGGCTGCTGGCGCACGACCACCCAGTCCCCGTCGGTGATCGCGGCGTCGACCATCGAGTCACCGGTGACGCTGAGCAGGAACACCTCGCCCTCGCCGACGATGTCCTTGGGCAGCGGGAAGACGTCCTCGATGGACTGCTCGGCCAGGACCGGCCCACCGGCGGCGATCCGGCCGACCAGCGGCACGTACGCGGGCTTGGGCATCGGCGTGGTCTCCACCTCGGCCTGGGCGGTCAGGACCCCGACGGCACGCGGGCGGTTGGCGTCCCGGCGCAGGTAACCCTTGCGCTGCAGCGTGCGCAGCTGGTGCGACACCGACGAGGTGGACGTGAGCCCGACCGCCTCGCCGATCTCGCGCACGCTGGGCGGGTAGCCGAAGCGGTCGATCCACGCCTTGATGACCTCGAGGATCTGCTGCTGGCGCGGGCTCAGGCCCTCCTCCACGGACTCGGGATCGGGGAGGGGATGCACGTCCCCGAACCGGCCCCCGGGCCTGCGGATCGTCTCGCCCGTCTCTTGCGACACCCTGCTGCCTCCCAGCTCTGGAGCGGCCGGGACGCGCACCCGCGCGACCGGCGCTGTCCGCCTCTGCTGGTCACCCACAGTAGTGCACCGGACAGCAAACATCAAACAACTGTTCGACGACACGCCGGGGCGTGCTCGATTTTGTCGTACCCGGGTGGTACACATTCGCACGGGAGTTCGATAGAACGGTTGTTCGACCGGCGGTCGCCGCCGCGGGTCGGGGATCTGCGAGGAGGTTCCGCCATGTCGGTACTGACGCACCAGGGGCCGGAGAGCGGGCAGCGGCTGGTCCGGGGCGCGCCGGAGGACGGCGGGCGCACGGCACTGCGCCCGCGTCGGCCGGAGGTTCGGCGGCCGCCGACGCGCTCGCGCGCCGTCGCCGGACGCCGCCCCGGTCCGGTCGCCGCGTGCCCGCGCCGGGTCGCGCCGCGCTGGCCGTGGCTCGCCGCGATCGGCGTCGCCATCGCGCTCACCGTCACCGGGTTGGGTGCATTCGCCGGTTCGTTCGGGCCGCACGTTCCGGCACGGACGGCCATGGTCGCGGTCGCGCCGGGGGAGACGCTGTGGGATCTGGCGCGGCAGTACGCGCCGGACAGCGACACGGGTGCCGTGGTCGAGCGCATCGAAGCGCTGAACCACCTGCCGGCCGGTTCCGTGGTCCCCGGTCTGTTGCTCACCGTGCCGGTGGAGTCCGGCTCCGTGACGCCGGCGCCGTGAACCCCGTCGCCATACCGCATCGCTCGCTCGTGTCGCTTGCGCCCCGCCTGCACGCGATCTAAGGTCCACCGCTATATCTAGTAGTTACATGGCTGTAGTTGGTCCACAAGTTGGGGTAGACTGAGGACGAGTTGTCCACAGGCGGTGGGCGTTCACCCACCGGATATCCACAAGTCGATCACCAGGCCGGGCCGTAGCGTGGCGGCACGGGCTGGGGTGGATGTCGCCCGTGCGGCGCGAGAGGGGAAGGTGGCGGAGAAGATGCGGTGTCCGTTCTGCCGTCACGCCGATTCCCGGGTCGTCGACTCACGGGAGGTGGACGAGGGGCAGGCCATCCGCCGCAGGCGGTCCTGCTCCGCGTGCGGGCGCCGGTTCACCACGTCCGAGACGATGGTGCTGGCGGTCGTCAAGCGGTCTGGCGTCACCGAGCAGTTCAGCCGGGACAAGGTGGTCCGGGGCGTGCGCCGGGCCTGCCAGGGCAGGCCGGTCGACGACGACGCCCTGCAGCAGCTCGCCCAGCGGGTCGAGGAGTCGATCCGCGCGGCCGGAGTCGCCGAGATCCCGAGCCACGAGGTCGGCCTGGCCATCCTCGGGCCGCTCCGGGAGCTCGACGAGGTCGCCTACCTCCGGTTCGCCAGCGTCTACCGCTCCTTCTCCTCGGTCGAGGACTTCGAGAAGGAGATCGCGGACCTGCGCAAGGCCATGGCTGAGAAGCACGGCGACGACAGCGCGGCCCGGGCATGAGCCCGGCGCGTAGCGGGAGGGACGGATCCATGACCGAAACCGTGGGCGCGAACACGGCGAGCGGCAAGGCGGCCAAGCGGGGCAAGCGGGGGCTGAAGATCAGCCGGGTGTTCACGACCGAGGGCGTGCACCCGTACGACGAGGTCACCTGGGAGCAGCGTGACGTCGTCATGACCAACTGGCGGGACGGGTCGATCAACTTCGAGCAGCGGGGCGTCGAGTTCCCCGAGTTCTGGTCGATGAACGCCACCAACATCGTCACCAGCAAGTACTTCCGCGGCGCGGTCGGCAGCCCGCAGCGCGAGCGCAGCCTCAAGCAGCTCATCGACCGCGTGGTGAGCGCGTACGTCAAGGCCGGCACCGAGCACGGCTACTTCGCGACGGCCACCGACGCCGAGGTCTTCGAGCACGAGCTCACCTGGATGCTGCTGCACCAGGTGTTCAGCTTCAACTCGCCGGTGTGGTTCAACGTCGGCACCTCCTCCAAGCAACAGGTCTCCGCCTGCTTCATCCTCGCCGTCGACGACACCATGGAGTCGATCCTCGACTGGTACAAGGAAGAGGGCATGATCTTCCGCGGCGGCTCCGGCGCGGGCATCAACCTCTCCCGCATCCGGTCGTCGAAGGAGCTGCTGTCCTCCGGCGGCACCGCGTCGGGTCCGGTGTCGTTCATGCGCGGCGCCGACGCCTCGGCGGGCACCATCAAGTCCGGTGGCGCCACCCGCCGCGCGGCGAAGATGGTCGTCCTGGACGTCGACCACCCGGACATCGAGGAGTTCATCCAGACCAAGGCGCGCGAGGAGCAGAAGATCCGCGTCCTGCGCGACGCCGGGTTCGACATGGACCTCTCCGGCGCCGACATCACGTCGGTGCAGTACCAGAACGCCAACAACTCGGTGCGCGTCACCGACGAGTTCATGCGTGCCGTCGAGTCCAGCGGCGAGTTCGGCCTGCGTGCCCGCCTCACCGGTGAGGTGCTGGAGACCGTCGACGCCAAGAAGCTGTTCCGCTCGATGGCGCAGGCCGCGTGGGAGTGCGCCGACCCTGGCCTGCAGTACGACGACACGATCAACGACTGGCACACCTGCCCCGAGTCGGGCCGGATCACCGCGTCGAACCCGTGCAGCGAGTACATGCACCTGGACAACTCCAGCTGCAACCTGGCGTCGCTGAACCTGCTGAAGTTCCTCTCCGACGACGGCACGTTCAACGGTGAGCTCTTCGTCAAGGCGGTCGAGTTCATCATCACCGCGATGGACATCTCGATCTGCTTCGCGGACTTCCCGACCGAGGCGATCGGTGACACCACCCGCAAGTTCCGCCAGCTGGGCATCGGCTACGCCAACCTGGGCGCGCTGCTGATGGCCACCGGTCACGCCTACGACTCCGACGGCGGCCGCGCGCTCGCCGCGAGCATCACCTCGCTGATGACCGGGACCTCCTACCGCCGTTCGGCGGAGATCGCGGGCGTGGTCGGCGCGTACGAGGGCTACAGCCGCAACGCCGAGGCGCACCAGCGGGTCATGCGCAAGCACGCCGCGGCCAACGACGCGATCCGCACCATGCACACCAACGACGCCGCCATCCGCGACCTCGCCACCCGCGAGTGGCAGAGCGGCATCGAGATCGGCATGAAGAACGGCTGGCGCAACGCGCAGGCCAGCGTGCTCGCCCCGACCGGCACCATCGGCTTCATGATGGACTGCGACACCACCGGGATCGAGCCGGACTTCTCGCTGGTGAAGTTCAAGAAGCTCGTCGGTGGCGGCTCAATGCAGATCGTGAACCAGACGATCCCGCGGTCGCTGAAGGCCCTGGGTTACCAGGACGAGCAGATCGAGGCGATCGTCGAGTACATCGCCGAGCACGGTCACGTGGTCGACGCGCCGGGTCTGCGCCCGGAGCACTACGAGGTGTACGACTGCGCCATCGGCGAGCGCTCCATCGCGCCGATGGGGCACGTGCGGATGATGGCCGCGGTGCAGCCGTTCCTGTCCGGCGCCATCTCCAAGACGGTCAACATGCCCGAGTCGGCGACGGTCGAGGACATCGAGGAGATCTACTTCCAGGGCTGGAAGCTGGGCCTCAAGGCGCTGGCGATCTACCGCGACAACTGCAAGGTCGGCCAGCCGCTGTCGAGCGCGAAGAAGCAGGCCGAGACCGCCGAGGTGGCGGAGCCGGAGAAGGTCGTCGAGTACAAGCCGATCCGCAAGCGGCTGCCGAAGAAGCGCCCGAGCCAGACGCTGTCGTTCACGGTCGGCGGTGCCGAGGGTTACCTGCACGCGGGTTCCTACCCGGACGACGGGCTGGGCGAGATCTTCGTCAAGCTCGGCAAGCAGGGGTCGACGCTGGCCGGTGTCATGGACGCCTTCTCGATGTCGATCTCGGTGGGTCTCCAGTACGGCATCCCGCTGGAGTTCTACGTCTCGAAGTTCTCGAACCTGCGCTTCGAGCCGGCCGGGATGACGGACGACCCGGACATCCGGATCGCCACCAGCGTGCTGGACTACCTGTTCCGCCGGCTGGCGCTGGACTACCTGCCGTACGAGAAGCGGGCCGAGCTCGGCATCTTCACCGCGGCGGAGCGGGCCGCCCAGGTCGAAACCGGTTACGGCGCTCAGCCCGCCGAGCCGGAGAACGTGGACCTGGAGGAGCTGCGCAGCACGGTCGATTCGAGCCCGGCGAAGTCCGAGTCCGCGGAGCAGCCCCACGTGGCGCACAGCACGGCCGAGTTGATGGAGCTGCACCTCGGCAAGGCCGCCGACGCCCCGCTGTGCATGACCTGCGGCACCAAGATGCGCCCCGCGGGTTCCTGCTACGCGTGCGAGGGCTGCGGCGCCACCTCCGGCTGCAGCTGAGAGTGAACGCCCTCGTCGGGTGAAGTGACTGGTCGGAGCCGGGACGGCAGTTGCCGTCCCGGCTCCGCCGCGTCTGGTCCCGATGGCGTGCGAGTACGTCACGTACTTGACGTACTCGAGCGTGCGGGGTCTCCTGGTGGAGATCACCGGGAGGCTGGCACGTCCGC
Proteins encoded in this window:
- the nrdR gene encoding transcriptional regulator NrdR gives rise to the protein MRCPFCRHADSRVVDSREVDEGQAIRRRRSCSACGRRFTTSETMVLAVVKRSGVTEQFSRDKVVRGVRRACQGRPVDDDALQQLAQRVEESIRAAGVAEIPSHEVGLAILGPLRELDEVAYLRFASVYRSFSSVEDFEKEIADLRKAMAEKHGDDSAARA
- the lexA gene encoding transcriptional repressor LexA, with translation MSQETGETIRRPGGRFGDVHPLPDPESVEEGLSPRQQQILEVIKAWIDRFGYPPSVREIGEAVGLTSTSSVSHQLRTLQRKGYLRRDANRPRAVGVLTAQAEVETTPMPKPAYVPLVGRIAAGGPVLAEQSIEDVFPLPKDIVGEGEVFLLSVTGDSMVDAAITDGDWVVVRQQPTANNGEIVAAMIDGEATVKTFKQKDGHVWLMPHNEAYDPIPGDEATILGKVVAVIRRL
- the hflX gene encoding GTPase HflX, whose protein sequence is MTELTYTDPGQDPSTGELELSDRASLRRVAGLSTELSDITEVEYRKLRLERVVLVGVWTEGTAAQSEASLAELARLAETAGSEVLEGLVQRRAKPDPATYIGSGKVRELFDIVVATGADTVICDGELSPGQLRQLEERLKVKVIDRTALILDIFAQHARSREGKAQVELAQLQYLIPRLRGWGESLSRQAGGRAGGANGGVGLRGPGETKLETDRRRIGKRVAKLRREIAAMDTIRATKRGRRVANEVPSVAIVGYTNAGKSSLLNAITGAGVLVENALFATLDPTTRRAATPDGRTFTLTDTVGFVRHLPHQLVDAFRSTLDETADADLLLHVVDGSDPAPEEQVNAVRQVLTEITASHESPLPPELIVINKADAADELSLVRLRHLLPGALVVSARTGEGVPELVEALAERLPRPDVVVEALVPYTRGELVARAHAEGEVLAEEHLPEGTRLSARVRPDVASALEAYAVNGSPA
- a CDS encoding vitamin B12-dependent ribonucleotide reductase, whose product is MTETVGANTASGKAAKRGKRGLKISRVFTTEGVHPYDEVTWEQRDVVMTNWRDGSINFEQRGVEFPEFWSMNATNIVTSKYFRGAVGSPQRERSLKQLIDRVVSAYVKAGTEHGYFATATDAEVFEHELTWMLLHQVFSFNSPVWFNVGTSSKQQVSACFILAVDDTMESILDWYKEEGMIFRGGSGAGINLSRIRSSKELLSSGGTASGPVSFMRGADASAGTIKSGGATRRAAKMVVLDVDHPDIEEFIQTKAREEQKIRVLRDAGFDMDLSGADITSVQYQNANNSVRVTDEFMRAVESSGEFGLRARLTGEVLETVDAKKLFRSMAQAAWECADPGLQYDDTINDWHTCPESGRITASNPCSEYMHLDNSSCNLASLNLLKFLSDDGTFNGELFVKAVEFIITAMDISICFADFPTEAIGDTTRKFRQLGIGYANLGALLMATGHAYDSDGGRALAASITSLMTGTSYRRSAEIAGVVGAYEGYSRNAEAHQRVMRKHAAANDAIRTMHTNDAAIRDLATREWQSGIEIGMKNGWRNAQASVLAPTGTIGFMMDCDTTGIEPDFSLVKFKKLVGGGSMQIVNQTIPRSLKALGYQDEQIEAIVEYIAEHGHVVDAPGLRPEHYEVYDCAIGERSIAPMGHVRMMAAVQPFLSGAISKTVNMPESATVEDIEEIYFQGWKLGLKALAIYRDNCKVGQPLSSAKKQAETAEVAEPEKVVEYKPIRKRLPKKRPSQTLSFTVGGAEGYLHAGSYPDDGLGEIFVKLGKQGSTLAGVMDAFSMSISVGLQYGIPLEFYVSKFSNLRFEPAGMTDDPDIRIATSVLDYLFRRLALDYLPYEKRAELGIFTAAERAAQVETGYGAQPAEPENVDLEELRSTVDSSPAKSESAEQPHVAHSTAELMELHLGKAADAPLCMTCGTKMRPAGSCYACEGCGATSGCS
- a CDS encoding LysM peptidoglycan-binding domain-containing protein codes for the protein MSVLTHQGPESGQRLVRGAPEDGGRTALRPRRPEVRRPPTRSRAVAGRRPGPVAACPRRVAPRWPWLAAIGVAIALTVTGLGAFAGSFGPHVPARTAMVAVAPGETLWDLARQYAPDSDTGAVVERIEALNHLPAGSVVPGLLLTVPVESGSVTPAP